The Pseudomonas sp. TH06 genome has a window encoding:
- a CDS encoding NADH-quinone oxidoreductase subunit A, which produces MPEATGLMAHNWGFAIFLLGVVGLCAFMLGVSSLLGSKAWGRSKNEPFESGMLPTGGARLRLSAKFYLVAMLFVIFDIEALFLFAWSVSVRESGWTGFVEALVFIAILLAGLVYLFRVGALDWAPEARRKRQAKLKQ; this is translated from the coding sequence ATGCCCGAAGCGACAGGACTCATGGCCCACAACTGGGGCTTTGCCATTTTCCTTCTGGGTGTAGTCGGCCTGTGTGCCTTCATGCTCGGCGTCTCCAGCCTCCTCGGGTCAAAAGCCTGGGGCCGCAGCAAAAACGAACCGTTCGAGTCGGGCATGCTACCTACCGGTGGCGCCCGCTTGCGGCTCTCAGCCAAATTCTATCTGGTCGCGATGCTCTTCGTGATCTTCGATATCGAAGCCCTCTTTCTCTTTGCATGGTCTGTGTCCGTCCGCGAAAGCGGCTGGACCGGATTCGTCGAAGCTCTCGTTTTCATAGCAATTCTGTTGGCAGGTCTTGTCTACCTGTTCCGAGTGGGCGCCCTTGACTGGGCTCCGGAAGCTCGTCGCAAGCGGCAGGCGAAGCTGAAACAATGA